One part of the Sorangiineae bacterium MSr11954 genome encodes these proteins:
- a CDS encoding metallophosphoesterase: protein MRANVTVLHSSMLRAVVLPLMVLAITVCTHYVLAVWAMQISPWLAARRRWVWALVASLVLIPMAARIVHGKWHGEKSQRVGSLGTVEASIVALSMIPLGLVRLGVHVGFGAAGWFRRRDEEAHEAASPGREEPAADAAPSAAPAMVARTDTPAHEVPAQLTRRQIIEGVGGAAALAASGTALGWGMVRGRHAFVIEEVPVRIPGLPRALDGYTIVQISDIHVGLFVGDRELGEGLERVAEARPDLVVATGDLVDHDERYIPAMARALGSIRARDGVAAILGNHDYYTGAQDVLAGLRAAGVRALVNEGLVLRGRDGGGFALLGVADIFAPGAREEPPSLARAMAMVPPDRPRILLAHQPEFFVESQGQVALQLSGHTHGGQINPGFRPASLFMRYLAGRYVEAGSTLWVNRGFGVAGPPTRIGAPPEVTKIVLVSA, encoded by the coding sequence GTGCGTGCTAACGTAACCGTTCTGCACTCCAGCATGCTTCGCGCCGTGGTTCTTCCCTTGATGGTGCTCGCGATCACCGTGTGCACCCATTACGTGCTCGCGGTGTGGGCCATGCAAATATCGCCATGGTTGGCGGCGCGCCGGCGATGGGTGTGGGCGCTGGTCGCGAGCCTGGTGCTGATCCCCATGGCCGCGCGCATCGTTCACGGAAAGTGGCACGGTGAGAAGAGCCAGCGCGTGGGGAGCCTGGGCACCGTCGAAGCATCCATCGTCGCCCTGAGCATGATCCCGCTGGGGCTCGTGCGCCTCGGCGTTCACGTTGGCTTTGGCGCGGCCGGCTGGTTCCGCCGCCGAGACGAAGAGGCGCACGAAGCGGCTTCGCCCGGGCGCGAGGAGCCTGCGGCCGATGCTGCTCCGAGCGCCGCTCCGGCCATGGTCGCGCGAACCGACACCCCGGCCCACGAGGTGCCCGCGCAGCTGACGCGCCGCCAGATCATCGAAGGTGTCGGCGGCGCCGCTGCTCTTGCTGCGAGCGGCACGGCGCTGGGGTGGGGCATGGTTCGCGGGCGGCACGCGTTCGTCATCGAGGAGGTGCCCGTTCGCATCCCCGGGCTGCCGCGCGCGCTCGATGGCTATACGATCGTGCAGATCTCCGACATTCACGTGGGGCTCTTCGTCGGCGATCGCGAGCTCGGCGAAGGGCTCGAGCGGGTGGCGGAGGCGCGGCCCGATCTGGTGGTCGCCACCGGCGATCTCGTCGATCACGACGAGCGCTACATTCCGGCCATGGCCCGCGCCCTCGGATCCATCCGCGCGCGCGACGGCGTGGCAGCGATCCTCGGCAACCACGATTACTATACGGGCGCGCAGGATGTCCTCGCGGGCCTGCGCGCGGCGGGTGTGCGCGCCTTGGTGAACGAGGGCCTGGTGCTGCGCGGTCGCGACGGCGGCGGCTTTGCGCTCCTGGGCGTGGCCGACATCTTCGCCCCCGGTGCACGCGAAGAGCCGCCTTCGCTCGCGCGCGCGATGGCCATGGTGCCGCCCGATCGCCCGCGCATCTTGCTGGCGCATCAACCCGAGTTCTTCGTCGAGTCGCAAGGGCAGGTCGCACTTCAGCTTTCGGGACACACGCACGGCGGCCAAATCAACCCCGGTTTCCGTCCGGCTTCGCTCTTCATGCGCTACCTCGCGGGTCGCTACGTGGAGGCGGGCTCCACGCTATGGGTCAACCGCGGGTTCGGTGTCGCCGGTCCACCCACGCGCATCGGAGCGCCGCCCGAGGTCACGAAGATCGTCCTCGTGTCCGCGTAA
- the prmC gene encoding peptide chain release factor N(5)-glutamine methyltransferase: MKETWTIEAVVRWATDDFRTRGIESPRLDAELLLAFALNTDRVRLIVDGRRPLEADELARFRDLVKRRRRHEPIAFLRGEREFYGRPFRVDARVLIPRPDTEVLVQVGLERTRHLSMSLRALDLCTGSGCVAITVGRERPTARVIASDISDDALAVARNNALRLGAYNVGWAPGDLFAALRTLPPAARTFDLVTANPPYIPTAEIATLAPDIRSFEPHLALDGGEDGLDLLRRIVDDAPRSLAQGGVLAVEVGAGEAPAVRDLFEARGYTDVKIARDYGGIERVVSGVCVASP; encoded by the coding sequence GTGAAAGAGACCTGGACCATCGAAGCGGTCGTCCGCTGGGCGACCGACGACTTTCGCACGAGGGGCATCGAGTCGCCGCGGCTCGATGCCGAGCTCCTGCTCGCGTTTGCGCTGAACACGGATCGCGTGCGGCTCATCGTCGACGGGCGCCGCCCGCTGGAGGCCGATGAGCTCGCGCGCTTTCGCGATCTGGTGAAGCGGCGGCGGCGCCATGAACCCATCGCCTTTTTGCGCGGGGAGCGCGAGTTCTACGGCCGCCCCTTTCGGGTCGACGCGCGGGTGCTCATCCCGCGCCCGGACACCGAGGTGCTCGTTCAAGTGGGGCTCGAGCGCACGCGCCATCTCTCGATGAGCCTGCGCGCGCTCGATCTCTGCACCGGCAGCGGTTGCGTGGCCATCACCGTGGGCCGCGAGCGCCCCACCGCCCGCGTGATCGCCAGCGACATCAGCGACGACGCGCTGGCCGTGGCGCGCAACAACGCCCTCCGCCTCGGCGCCTACAACGTCGGCTGGGCGCCTGGCGATCTCTTCGCGGCCCTTCGCACGCTCCCTCCCGCCGCCCGCACCTTCGATCTGGTAACGGCCAACCCGCCGTACATCCCGACGGCCGAAATCGCGACCTTGGCGCCGGACATTCGAAGCTTCGAGCCGCACCTGGCGCTCGACGGCGGCGAAGACGGCCTGGACCTGCTCCGCCGCATCGTGGACGACGCGCCGCGCTCGCTCGCCCAAGGCGGCGTGCTGGCCGTCGAGGTCGGCGCAGGCGAGGCTCCAGCGGTGCGCGATCTCTTCGAAGCGCGAGGTTACACCGACGTGAAGATTGCGCGCGATTACGGCGGCATCGAGCGGGTCGTGTCCGGCGTCTGCGTCGCGTCCCCGTAG
- a CDS encoding phosphomannomutase/phosphoglucomutase, whose amino-acid sequence MSFAPLRHIFREYDIRGVADRDLSDSLATALGRGLGTMLANADGSRTRLALGRDCRLSSPRLHDALIAGLTQVGIDVVDIGIVPTPLLYFAVHHLHTDGGIQITGSHNPGEDNGFKIMKGKASFYGPDIVSLFQLIEAQENENVVADRPGALEIVDVLPAYIEAVKARIKLPANVNLPFVVDAGNGAGGPTALAVMHALGLKPDPLYCEMDGRFPNHHPDPTVLANVQDLIDRVRTTGARVGIAYDGDADRLGAVDANGEVVWGDKLMILFSRALLKENPGAAILGEVKCSQTLYDDIAAQGGKPIMWKTGHSIIKSKMKESGALLAGEMSGHLFFADRYFGYDDAIYASLRLLEILANDGRSLGEMLSDVPTTFSTPELRVDCPDAIKFDVVRAVTEHYKKSGREVIDIDGARIQFGKPGEPAWGLVRASNTGPVLVLRFEATTAEERDRIRAEVEATVLSARQTTTA is encoded by the coding sequence ATGAGTTTTGCTCCCTTGCGCCATATTTTTCGCGAGTACGACATTCGAGGCGTCGCCGACCGGGATTTGTCCGATTCGTTGGCGACGGCGCTGGGGCGCGGCCTCGGGACCATGCTGGCCAACGCCGATGGCAGCCGCACGCGCCTGGCCCTCGGCCGCGACTGTCGGCTGTCGAGCCCGCGACTGCACGACGCCCTGATCGCCGGGCTGACCCAGGTGGGCATCGACGTGGTGGACATCGGCATCGTACCGACCCCGCTCCTCTACTTTGCCGTGCACCACCTTCACACGGACGGCGGCATCCAGATCACCGGGAGCCACAACCCGGGCGAGGACAACGGCTTCAAGATCATGAAGGGGAAGGCGAGCTTCTACGGCCCCGACATCGTGAGCCTGTTCCAGCTCATCGAGGCGCAGGAGAACGAGAACGTCGTCGCCGACCGCCCCGGCGCACTCGAGATCGTGGACGTGCTGCCGGCTTACATCGAGGCGGTGAAGGCGCGCATCAAGCTGCCCGCCAACGTGAACCTCCCGTTCGTCGTCGACGCCGGAAATGGCGCGGGCGGCCCCACGGCCCTGGCGGTCATGCACGCCCTCGGCCTGAAGCCCGATCCGCTCTACTGCGAGATGGACGGCCGCTTCCCGAACCACCACCCCGATCCGACCGTGCTCGCGAACGTGCAGGACCTCATCGACCGGGTGCGCACGACGGGCGCGCGGGTCGGCATCGCCTACGACGGAGACGCCGATCGCTTGGGCGCCGTCGACGCCAACGGCGAGGTGGTGTGGGGCGACAAGTTGATGATCCTCTTCTCGCGCGCGCTCCTGAAGGAGAACCCCGGCGCCGCCATCCTGGGCGAGGTCAAGTGCTCGCAGACCTTGTACGACGACATCGCGGCGCAAGGCGGCAAGCCCATCATGTGGAAGACGGGCCACTCGATCATCAAGTCGAAGATGAAGGAGAGCGGCGCGCTCCTGGCCGGCGAAATGAGCGGCCACCTCTTCTTCGCCGACCGCTACTTCGGCTACGACGACGCCATCTATGCCTCGCTCCGCCTTTTGGAGATCCTGGCCAACGACGGGCGCTCGCTCGGCGAAATGCTCTCCGACGTGCCGACCACCTTCTCCACCCCCGAGCTTCGCGTCGATTGCCCCGACGCCATCAAGTTCGACGTGGTGCGCGCGGTGACCGAGCACTACAAAAAGAGCGGCCGCGAGGTCATCGACATCGACGGCGCGCGCATTCAATTCGGAAAGCCGGGGGAGCCCGCCTGGGGGCTCGTGCGCGCCTCCAACACCGGTCCCGTGCTGGTCCTGCGGTTCGAGGCCACCACCGCCGAGGAGCGCGATCGCATTCGAGCCGAGGTCGAGGCGACGGTGCTCTCCGCCCGTCAGACGACGACCGCGTGA